Proteins encoded within one genomic window of Brachybacterium muris:
- a CDS encoding WYL domain-containing protein — translation MAARGVERLLNVIMTIGSRRRIDRSKLFRVIPDYADAPSESAAERMFERDKAAILELGLPLVTEADVLDENTVYYRLDTTAGDAVLDLTTAEYTVLLAASRAWDDAAAGGAARRVRSKLLSLGHDADPDLLRRAPRGSVESLPVLTPLLEAVTSGSTVSFDYRATTGALSTRTVEPWVVGVHDGHWYLHGWDRVREDARIFRASRIESFPRVGKAASQPRPARVDLAEVLGRLHTGDESAPALVEAAPYKALELRDRSDAPLDVERFETAAMPRPALRRLVLGSARWVTLLEPVEWRDEIAQVLARIAQRHEGAADLDAVLDAPARPVPRIRVASSGAEQLSRLISEASYVQSRSEVDLAELAEALGITQQQLITDLQVLFVCGDMGTGFEDLIEAEWEQGTVRVRNADPLRRALQLTDVEVTALLAGLAALEPAAGEESRLVAAARSKLLATRAAGPAEHRGEGAEHAGGGAERRPPTPGASTGPAHRGEVVLAAVHRALAADGPSDPAGTLTIRYSAADRPGTSVRRIRPLRIETDGTRSYLRAHCELAQGERLFRLDRIVELLADDTPQQRDNGSEAGSSVDVSGTVAGEVWLRLEPPAHWIAEAFGARELRDAGTADQPASYALLVDPLRAPLVDAVLEAAGAADVLHPTSLRDTIVTVSRTSALRHRPT, via the coding sequence GTGGCTGCCCGTGGCGTGGAACGACTCCTCAACGTGATCATGACCATCGGTTCGCGCCGTCGCATAGACCGGTCGAAACTGTTCCGGGTCATCCCCGACTACGCCGATGCCCCCAGCGAGAGCGCAGCGGAGCGCATGTTCGAGCGGGACAAGGCCGCCATCCTCGAACTCGGCCTGCCCCTGGTCACCGAGGCCGACGTACTGGACGAGAACACCGTGTACTACCGGCTCGACACCACCGCCGGGGACGCGGTCCTGGACCTGACCACTGCGGAGTACACGGTGCTGCTGGCCGCCAGCCGCGCCTGGGACGATGCTGCCGCCGGGGGAGCGGCCCGCCGGGTGCGCTCCAAGCTCCTGAGCCTGGGCCACGATGCCGACCCCGATCTGCTGCGCCGCGCCCCCCGCGGCTCCGTCGAGTCGCTTCCCGTACTGACCCCCCTGCTGGAAGCGGTGACCAGCGGCAGCACCGTGAGCTTCGACTACCGGGCCACCACCGGTGCCCTGAGCACCCGCACCGTGGAGCCCTGGGTGGTGGGCGTCCACGACGGGCACTGGTACCTGCACGGATGGGACCGGGTGCGCGAGGACGCCCGCATCTTCCGGGCCTCCCGCATCGAGTCCTTCCCCCGGGTGGGCAAGGCTGCCTCCCAGCCGCGGCCCGCGAGAGTGGACCTTGCCGAGGTGCTGGGCAGGCTCCACACCGGGGACGAAAGCGCTCCCGCGCTGGTCGAGGCGGCCCCGTACAAGGCCCTCGAACTTCGTGACCGCTCCGATGCACCGCTGGATGTGGAGCGCTTCGAGACGGCCGCCATGCCGCGTCCCGCCCTGCGTCGCCTGGTGCTGGGCTCTGCCCGCTGGGTGACCCTGCTGGAACCTGTCGAGTGGCGGGACGAGATCGCCCAGGTGCTGGCGCGGATAGCCCAGCGCCATGAGGGCGCCGCCGATCTGGATGCCGTGCTCGATGCGCCTGCGCGTCCGGTGCCGCGGATCCGGGTGGCCAGCAGTGGTGCCGAGCAGCTGTCCCGCCTGATCAGCGAGGCCTCCTACGTGCAGTCCCGAAGCGAGGTGGACCTCGCTGAGCTCGCCGAGGCGCTGGGCATCACGCAGCAGCAGCTCATCACCGACCTGCAGGTGCTGTTCGTGTGCGGGGACATGGGCACCGGCTTCGAGGACCTGATCGAGGCCGAGTGGGAACAGGGCACCGTGAGAGTGCGCAACGCCGATCCGCTGCGCCGTGCCCTGCAGCTCACCGATGTCGAGGTCACCGCGCTCCTGGCCGGGCTCGCGGCACTCGAACCCGCAGCCGGCGAGGAGTCCCGCCTGGTGGCCGCGGCCCGCAGCAAGCTCCTGGCCACACGTGCCGCGGGCCCTGCTGAGCACAGGGGAGAAGGGGCCGAGCACGCTGGCGGAGGGGCCGAGCGCCGACCGCCCACCCCCGGTGCGAGCACCGGCCCCGCGCACCGCGGCGAGGTGGTGCTGGCCGCCGTGCACCGCGCCCTCGCCGCCGATGGCCCCTCCGATCCGGCAGGCACCCTGACCATCCGCTACTCGGCGGCGGACCGTCCCGGGACCTCCGTGCGCCGGATCCGCCCGCTGCGCATCGAGACCGATGGCACACGCTCCTACCTGCGTGCTCACTGCGAGCTCGCGCAGGGGGAGCGCCTGTTCCGCCTGGACCGCATCGTGGAGCTGCTGGCGGATGACACCCCGCAGCAGCGGGACAACGGGAGTGAAGCGGGATCCTCGGTGGACGTCTCCGGCACCGTCGCGGGCGAGGTGTGGCTGCGTCTCGAGCCACCGGCGCACTGGATCGCCGAGGCGTTCGGCGCCCGCGAACTGCGTGATGCGGGCACTGCCGATCAGCCGGCGTCCTACGCACTGCTCGTCGATCCGCTACGGGCACCTCTGGTGGATGCGGTGCTCGAGGCCGCCGGCGCGGCGGACGTGCTCCATCCCACATCACTCAGAGACACGATCGTGACCGTTTCACGGACCTCCGCACTGCGGCATCGCCCTACTTAA